In Nitrospirota bacterium, the following are encoded in one genomic region:
- a CDS encoding transglycosylase SLT domain-containing protein: MGKLRLFSVLCFILFLFAPLYASGTPEEKSADGQPPPVISEKPAEKTEPAIKAESVTKAEPVIEAAPEARPTVAETETVPYKSNPMAVKAVEKSTALFAERIRERFAMWLSRSGKYVELMKEILKNKNVPEDIVFLSLIESGFNPYAYSVARAAGPWQFISATAKRYGLVIDWWRDERRDPVKSTTAAANYLSDLYEMFGSWNLAMAAYNAGEGKILKALKRSKSDDYWPLLNTRHIKSETKNYVPRFIAASNIAANPEEFGFRNIVYHQPLNYDEVKVNGPIDLEVAAKCADTTVETIKELNPELRRWCTPPGMPVYILRIPSGTKEIFQKNLSEIPEDERFTVAAYTVKKGDTIEKIAKKSGLSVKAVLALNSMERVKPLQPGTEINLPPKEKFQPDREDRYDNRKASYKKSNKTKTVKTKKPNNKKVLVTALNKKKNIANE; this comes from the coding sequence ATGGGCAAATTGCGTTTGTTTTCTGTTTTATGCTTTATATTGTTTTTGTTTGCGCCGCTTTATGCCTCCGGGACTCCGGAGGAAAAATCTGCGGACGGTCAGCCTCCGCCTGTAATCTCGGAGAAGCCTGCTGAAAAAACAGAACCGGCCATAAAAGCAGAATCCGTAACAAAGGCAGAACCCGTAATAGAAGCAGCGCCTGAGGCAAGACCCACTGTAGCAGAAACTGAAACCGTCCCGTACAAATCAAACCCCATGGCAGTAAAGGCAGTAGAGAAGAGCACTGCTCTCTTTGCCGAGAGGATAAGGGAAAGATTTGCCATGTGGCTGAGCCGTTCAGGGAAATATGTGGAACTGATGAAGGAGATATTGAAAAACAAAAATGTCCCTGAGGATATAGTATTCCTTTCCTTAATAGAGAGCGGTTTTAATCCCTATGCATATTCGGTTGCAAGGGCGGCAGGGCCCTGGCAGTTTATTTCCGCAACCGCAAAGAGATACGGGCTTGTAATAGACTGGTGGAGAGATGAAAGAAGAGATCCTGTAAAATCAACAACTGCGGCGGCAAATTATCTCAGTGACCTTTATGAAATGTTCGGTTCATGGAACCTTGCAATGGCTGCATACAATGCAGGCGAGGGCAAGATACTCAAGGCATTAAAACGCTCCAAGAGCGATGATTACTGGCCATTGCTTAATACCCGCCATATAAAAAGCGAGACGAAAAACTATGTCCCGAGATTTATAGCAGCAAGCAATATTGCCGCTAACCCTGAAGAATTCGGATTCAGAAATATTGTATATCATCAGCCGCTGAATTACGATGAGGTCAAGGTAAACGGGCCGATTGACCTTGAGGTTGCGGCAAAGTGCGCTGATACTACAGTAGAGACAATAAAAGAGTTGAACCCTGAACTCAGAAGATGGTGTACGCCTCCCGGCATGCCTGTTTACATCCTCAGGATTCCATCTGGGACAAAGGAAATTTTCCAGAAAAACCTTTCTGAAATTCCTGAAGATGAAAGATTCACTGTTGCTGCATATACTGTCAAAAAGGGTGACACCATAGAGAAGATTGCCAAGAAATCAGGCCTGTCTGTAAAGGCAGTCCTTGCGCTAAATTCAATGGAGAGAGTAAAACCCCTCCAGCCCGGAACCGAAATAAATCTCCCTCCAAAAGAAAAATTCCAGCCTGACAGGGAAGACAGGTATGACAACAGAAAGGCATCCTATAAAAAATCAAATAAAACCAAGACTGTAAAAACCAAGAAGCCAAATAATAAAAAGGTGCTGGTTACAGCCTTGAATAAGAAAAAGAATATCGCTAACGAGTAG
- a CDS encoding tetratricopeptide repeat protein, whose translation MPKPIKKKIAKKTTSGTEANGTLSRFKKSAEERKRFLITALAAVVLSVIAIGGFFLYSNTQKNKAQKLEYEAYKIYYGLYQKQPAAGEERYKKAAEIFKKAYDVRKSPVSLYYIANCYYELGKYEDSLNALKELNRKFPDDEKFVPLSYYKMAMISLKKGSAEEALKSFAVLYNYKTGTYKDLSLIESGKILEAQGNIEEAKKKYEELIKDFPQSPFSEEAKARVERKKG comes from the coding sequence ATGCCAAAGCCTATAAAGAAAAAGATTGCAAAGAAAACAACATCCGGGACAGAGGCAAACGGAACTCTTTCAAGATTTAAGAAATCCGCAGAGGAGAGAAAGCGTTTTTTAATAACTGCACTTGCTGCCGTTGTTTTGTCAGTTATTGCAATCGGAGGCTTTTTCCTTTACAGCAATACCCAGAAAAACAAAGCTCAGAAGCTTGAATACGAGGCATATAAAATATACTACGGGCTTTATCAAAAACAGCCTGCTGCAGGCGAGGAGCGTTATAAAAAGGCAGCGGAGATATTCAAAAAGGCATACGATGTAAGAAAATCACCTGTATCCCTGTATTATATTGCGAACTGCTATTATGAACTTGGGAAATACGAAGATTCATTAAATGCTCTGAAAGAATTGAACCGGAAATTCCCTGATGATGAGAAGTTTGTCCCGCTTTCATATTATAAGATGGCTATGATCAGCCTGAAGAAAGGCAGCGCCGAAGAAGCTCTTAAATCTTTCGCCGTGCTTTACAATTATAAGACAGGAACATACAAAGACCTCTCTCTCATAGAGTCAGGCAAGATACTTGAAGCTCAGGGTAATATCGAAGAGGCAAAGAAGAAATACGAAGAGCTTATAAAAGATTTCCCTCAGTCTCCATTCTCCGAAGAGGCAAAGGCGAGGGTTGAAAGGAAGAAGGGTTAG
- a CDS encoding histidinol phosphate phosphatase domain-containing protein — translation MIDLHTHSLFSDGELLPAELIQRASVMGYKAIAITDHVDQSNIDIVIPRVVKALKALKDFVSIIAIPGAEITHVPPALIPSMVKEARQLGARIVVVHGETIAEPVAEGTNRAAIEAGADIVSHPGIISTEDLLLAKEKGVALEITSRKGHSLSNGHVAKEAIKFGVHLVINTDAHGPADLITGETAKKILLSAGIDVNRIEYVFENSKALVEKALRRD, via the coding sequence ATGATTGATCTGCATACACATAGTTTATTCAGCGACGGAGAACTATTGCCCGCTGAATTGATACAAAGGGCATCGGTAATGGGTTACAAGGCTATTGCTATTACAGACCATGTGGACCAGTCAAATATTGATATTGTGATACCGAGGGTTGTAAAGGCGCTTAAAGCTTTAAAAGATTTTGTCTCAATCATAGCAATCCCCGGCGCTGAAATTACACATGTTCCGCCTGCGCTGATTCCTTCCATGGTTAAAGAGGCAAGGCAGCTTGGCGCAAGGATAGTTGTTGTTCACGGAGAGACAATAGCAGAGCCTGTTGCAGAGGGGACAAACAGGGCGGCAATAGAGGCAGGCGCGGACATAGTTTCGCATCCAGGCATTATCTCAACAGAAGACCTGCTCCTTGCAAAAGAGAAAGGCGTCGCCCTCGAGATTACATCGAGGAAAGGGCATTCGCTTTCCAATGGGCATGTTGCAAAAGAGGCAATAAAATTTGGCGTTCACCTTGTAATAAATACAGATGCCCACGGCCCCGCTGATTTAATAACCGGTGAGACTGCGAAAAAGATACTGCTTTCTGCAGGAATAGATGTAAATAGGATAGAATATGTCTTTGAAAATTCCAAGGCTCTTGTGGAAAAGGCGCTCAGGAGGGATTAA
- a CDS encoding ComF family protein yields the protein MRDILKSRGYAVASRLVNLIYPSICPLCSNLSDSFQHSPICTNCWRGIKRYSGPSCRICAVPLVSVYAAVCKECLTHLPSFSVVLNYGIYSDALAEAINLMKFSGLRRFTNPLGKLLLNLEMPECDGIIPVPLSKNALRARGFNQSLLMARVISKNIKTPLYMDMLLKVRDTLPQVGLGAKERMKNLRGAFKTNGKINNLRLLLLDDVMTTGATARECSKTLMSAGAKEVIVITLARAGMM from the coding sequence GTGCGGGACATTCTTAAGAGCAGAGGATACGCTGTAGCCTCACGGCTGGTGAACTTAATCTATCCTTCAATATGCCCGTTGTGCAGCAACCTCTCTGACAGTTTTCAGCATTCACCGATATGCACAAATTGCTGGCGCGGGATTAAGCGTTATTCAGGGCCTTCATGCAGGATATGCGCTGTTCCCTTGGTGTCGGTGTATGCCGCTGTCTGCAAGGAATGCCTCACACATTTGCCTTCATTTTCAGTGGTCTTAAATTATGGCATTTACTCCGATGCGCTGGCAGAGGCAATTAATCTGATGAAATTCTCAGGACTGAGAAGATTTACCAATCCTCTGGGGAAATTGCTTCTGAATCTTGAAATGCCTGAATGCGACGGCATAATCCCTGTTCCTCTCAGCAAAAATGCTCTTAGAGCAAGGGGTTTTAACCAGTCGCTTCTCATGGCAAGGGTAATCTCAAAAAATATAAAGACGCCTCTTTATATGGATATGCTCTTAAAAGTAAGGGATACTCTGCCTCAGGTAGGTTTGGGCGCCAAGGAGAGGATGAAAAATCTCAGGGGAGCATTTAAAACCAACGGAAAAATAAACAACCTGAGACTGCTTCTTCTTGATGATGTAATGACAACAGGCGCGACAGCAAGAGAGTGCTCAAAGACATTAATGAGCGCCGGAGCAAAAGAGGTTATTGTTATTACTCTTGCACGGGCAGGCATGATGTAG
- a CDS encoding PilZ domain-containing protein → MSKRQLTRHRKRLETKFEVDSMAADSVVYTGITSDISERGIFIRTRYGLVPGTVIKIELYLPDNKISKLKGKVKRSIRTPIVSLKNGMGIEIIEKDSSYTIFLNAMDEGNKDNPSAPQENSSASPPPEYLIITCSDCNVKNKVAREKLSLNPRCGKCGTFLRAEDTL, encoded by the coding sequence ATGTCAAAAAGACAACTTACCCGTCACAGGAAGAGACTTGAGACTAAATTTGAAGTGGATTCGATGGCAGCGGATTCGGTGGTATATACAGGGATAACAAGCGATATTTCTGAGAGAGGCATATTTATAAGAACCCGCTATGGGCTTGTGCCGGGGACAGTAATAAAAATAGAACTCTATCTGCCTGATAACAAAATTTCAAAACTCAAGGGGAAGGTGAAAAGGTCCATAAGAACTCCAATTGTATCTTTAAAAAATGGTATGGGGATTGAGATAATAGAAAAGGATTCAAGCTATACAATTTTTTTAAATGCAATGGATGAAGGCAATAAAGATAATCCTTCTGCCCCACAGGAGAATTCCAGCGCATCACCACCGCCTGAATACCTGATAATAACCTGCTCGGATTGTAATGTTAAAAATAAAGTGGCAAGGGAAAAACTTTCATTAAACCCGAGGTGCGGGAAGTGCGGGACATTCTTAAGAGCAGAGGATACGCTGTAG
- a CDS encoding adenylosuccinate synthase, giving the protein MSVVVIVGAQWGDEGKGKIVDVLTEKADAVARYQGGHNAGHTVVINNEKFVLHIIPSGILHKGKTCIIGNGVVVEPKSLIEEMDGLIKRGIDIGKNLFLSKSSHLIMPYHAAIEREQERLKGSKKIGTTGKGIGPAYVDKTARTGIRAGELLYPEIFKEKLKNNLAGVNHLLKVLYNAPSFDVDDIYSEYMRYAERLAGCIADTDVIVNRMIDENKNLLFEGAQGTLLDVDHGTYPYVTSSSAAAGGACTGLGVSPTKISSVIGIVKAYTTRVGEGPFPTEIKDSLGEKIREKGGEYGATTGRPRRCGWLDMVALRYAVRVNGFSGIVLTKLDILDGLENIKICTAYRCEGKLYEEFPKELNILEKCEPVYGEVRGWKENTGGVKSFEKLPSAAQSYVKKIESMLNVKVRIISSGQKRDELIILKEVF; this is encoded by the coding sequence ATGTCTGTTGTAGTGATAGTTGGCGCCCAGTGGGGCGATGAAGGCAAGGGAAAGATTGTTGATGTGCTCACGGAGAAAGCCGATGCAGTGGCCCGGTATCAGGGAGGGCACAATGCAGGGCACACCGTTGTAATAAACAATGAAAAATTTGTTCTTCATATCATCCCTTCCGGAATTCTTCATAAAGGAAAAACCTGCATAATCGGCAACGGAGTGGTTGTTGAGCCGAAATCCCTGATTGAAGAAATGGACGGGTTGATAAAACGCGGGATTGATATAGGAAAAAATCTTTTCCTGAGCAAAAGCTCTCACCTGATAATGCCGTATCATGCCGCGATTGAAAGAGAGCAGGAAAGGCTTAAGGGCTCAAAAAAAATCGGGACAACAGGCAAAGGAATAGGGCCTGCCTATGTTGATAAGACAGCAAGGACAGGAATAAGAGCAGGCGAACTGCTTTATCCTGAGATTTTCAAAGAAAAACTTAAAAACAATCTTGCCGGCGTTAACCATCTCCTTAAGGTTCTCTATAATGCCCCTTCATTTGATGTTGATGATATATACAGCGAATACATGAGATACGCAGAGAGGCTTGCAGGCTGTATTGCTGACACGGATGTAATCGTCAACAGGATGATTGATGAAAATAAAAACCTGCTTTTTGAAGGCGCGCAGGGAACGCTCCTTGATGTTGATCACGGAACGTATCCGTATGTCACATCTTCAAGCGCTGCCGCAGGAGGAGCATGTACAGGGCTTGGCGTCAGCCCAACAAAGATTTCCAGCGTTATCGGTATTGTTAAGGCTTACACTACAAGGGTGGGTGAAGGTCCCTTCCCCACAGAGATAAAAGATTCCCTCGGAGAAAAGATACGGGAAAAGGGCGGCGAATACGGAGCCACCACAGGAAGGCCGAGGAGATGCGGCTGGCTTGATATGGTGGCGTTGAGGTATGCTGTAAGGGTAAACGGGTTCAGCGGGATTGTGCTGACAAAGCTTGATATACTTGACGGCCTTGAGAATATTAAGATATGCACTGCTTACAGGTGTGAAGGAAAGCTCTATGAAGAATTCCCGAAGGAACTGAACATTTTGGAAAAGTGCGAACCTGTCTATGGAGAGGTTCGCGGCTGGAAGGAAAATACAGGCGGCGTAAAAAGTTTTGAGAAACTTCCATCAGCAGCGCAGTCGTATGTTAAAAAGATAGAGAGCATGCTTAATGTCAAAGTCCGGATCATCTCTTCAGGCCAGAAAAGAGACGAACTAATAATTCTCAAGGAGGTGTTCTGA
- a CDS encoding phosphoglycerate dehydrogenase, which yields MKVLVSDKISDKGVEILKKAGLDVDVKTGMKPDELKACISEYHGLVIRSATKATAEIIEAAKNLKVIGRAGSGLDNVDKAAASKKGIVVMNTPGGNTITTAEHTIALLFSLARLVPQATASMKAGQWEKKKFMGVELFNKTLGIMGLGSIGNQVAKKAQGLEMVVIAYDPFLSDDRAKALGIEKVSLDELFSRSDFITIHTPLTPETRNLINSETLGKMKNGVRIINCARGGIINEKDLYEALKSGKVAGAALDVFENEPPEDFSLIGLDNVICTPHLGAATEEAQENVAIAVAEQIADYLVRGTIRNAVNFPSIPADQVARLQPYLNLAEKLGSFAAQVFEGGITGVTVEYMGDVSELNTAPVTIAALKGLLTPILEETVNFVNAPFIAKERGIEVKETKTAGAGDYQSMLALRIKAKDKERYFAGTLFSKKDPRIVQIDNFAVEIAPEGIMLFIYNVDKPGVIGNLGSFFGKNNINIARMHFGRESAGGTAISVMSIDSPVTSCQLDEIKKMPNILSVKVLNL from the coding sequence ATGAAGGTTCTGGTAAGCGACAAGATCTCAGACAAAGGAGTTGAGATACTTAAGAAAGCAGGTCTTGATGTTGATGTCAAAACAGGCATGAAGCCTGATGAGCTTAAGGCATGCATCAGTGAATATCACGGCCTTGTCATAAGGAGCGCTACAAAGGCCACGGCAGAGATTATTGAGGCTGCAAAAAACCTTAAGGTAATAGGCAGGGCAGGTTCGGGGCTTGATAATGTAGACAAAGCTGCCGCATCAAAAAAAGGTATTGTTGTAATGAACACGCCGGGAGGCAATACGATTACAACAGCAGAGCATACAATTGCCCTTTTATTTTCACTTGCGAGACTGGTCCCGCAGGCGACTGCTTCTATGAAGGCAGGGCAATGGGAAAAGAAAAAATTTATGGGGGTTGAGCTCTTCAACAAAACTCTCGGTATTATGGGCCTCGGCAGCATCGGCAATCAGGTTGCTAAAAAGGCGCAGGGGCTTGAGATGGTTGTGATAGCCTATGACCCGTTTCTCAGCGATGACAGGGCAAAGGCTTTGGGCATAGAAAAAGTCTCGCTTGATGAGCTTTTCAGCAGGTCGGATTTCATTACGATACATACGCCTCTGACCCCTGAAACAAGGAACCTCATAAATTCAGAGACCCTCGGAAAAATGAAAAACGGGGTCAGGATTATCAACTGCGCAAGGGGAGGGATAATAAACGAGAAGGATCTGTATGAGGCATTGAAAAGCGGCAAGGTTGCAGGCGCTGCGCTTGATGTCTTTGAAAACGAGCCTCCTGAGGATTTTTCACTGATAGGGCTTGATAATGTAATATGCACGCCGCATCTCGGCGCAGCTACAGAAGAGGCTCAGGAAAATGTTGCAATCGCAGTTGCGGAACAGATTGCAGACTACCTTGTGCGCGGCACAATAAGAAACGCTGTAAATTTCCCTTCAATCCCTGCGGATCAGGTGGCAAGGCTTCAGCCCTATCTGAATCTTGCGGAGAAACTCGGGAGTTTTGCAGCGCAGGTGTTCGAAGGCGGCATTACTGGAGTTACGGTAGAATATATGGGAGATGTTTCGGAGCTTAACACTGCTCCTGTCACAATAGCGGCATTAAAAGGCTTGCTCACGCCGATACTGGAAGAGACAGTGAATTTTGTTAATGCTCCTTTTATTGCAAAGGAGCGCGGCATAGAGGTTAAAGAGACGAAGACTGCCGGGGCAGGCGATTACCAGAGCATGCTTGCCTTAAGAATTAAAGCAAAAGATAAGGAGAGGTATTTCGCCGGAACATTATTCAGCAAAAAAGACCCGAGGATTGTTCAGATAGACAACTTTGCAGTGGAGATAGCGCCTGAAGGGATAATGCTGTTTATATATAATGTGGACAAACCCGGAGTAATCGGGAATCTGGGCTCATTCTTCGGCAAGAACAATATCAATATAGCCCGTATGCATTTTGGAAGGGAGAGCGCAGGAGGCACGGCGATATCTGTAATGAGCATTGATTCTCCCGTGACATCCTGTCAGCTTGATGAGATAAAAAAGATGCCGAATATCCTTTCTGTAAAGGTGCTGAATCTCTAA
- a CDS encoding aminoglycoside phosphotransferase family protein gives MINEKALKAYLKKKFRNVSRIKIKKLGSGVHGSGFLIEITTNKGIKSYVVKTLAPEGFGHEYPSDRAGIFLLDLDEFNNLSKHVKAVDVLSELKDGSIKSIGGGKEYYLLMEKGEGRHYFNDLNEFAGKERLNEIDIKKIKAMASYLANIHSIKKDSKTLYWRKLRDTVGHGECLMGVFDTYPDGVVSYREMTDIIKKSVDWIYKLKPGYKRLSQIHGDFHPGNIWFRTENSKFKIQNSKLRAINSELDFILLDRSRGPWGEPADDVTALAINYIFFSIKKHNDIAGPYLEGLKLFFNEYVRLSGDDEIYEMLAPFFAFRGAVVANPVFYPEVTPKQRKMIFRFVHGVLDSERFNPEKARDLI, from the coding sequence GTGATTAACGAAAAGGCATTAAAGGCATATCTTAAGAAGAAATTCAGGAATGTCTCGCGGATAAAAATCAAAAAGCTCGGCTCAGGTGTCCACGGTTCTGGTTTCCTCATAGAGATTACAACAAATAAAGGGATTAAATCCTATGTGGTTAAGACCCTCGCTCCTGAAGGTTTTGGGCATGAGTATCCCTCGGACAGGGCAGGCATATTCCTCCTGGACCTTGATGAATTCAATAACCTTTCAAAACATGTGAAAGCTGTTGATGTGCTTTCTGAATTGAAAGACGGTTCAATTAAATCAATCGGAGGCGGAAAGGAGTATTACCTCCTGATGGAAAAGGGAGAGGGCAGGCATTATTTCAATGACCTTAATGAATTTGCAGGCAAAGAAAGACTCAATGAGATTGACATAAAAAAGATAAAGGCAATGGCGTCTTATCTCGCAAATATCCATTCAATAAAAAAAGATTCAAAAACACTCTATTGGAGAAAGTTGCGGGATACCGTGGGACACGGCGAGTGCCTTATGGGTGTTTTTGATACATATCCCGATGGGGTTGTCTCATATCGTGAGATGACGGATATAATCAAAAAATCAGTTGACTGGATTTATAAGTTGAAGCCGGGATATAAACGGCTTTCACAGATTCACGGAGACTTCCATCCGGGGAATATATGGTTTAGAACTGAAAATTCAAAATTCAAAATTCAAAACTCAAAACTTCGGGCAATAAACTCCGAACTTGATTTTATCTTGCTTGACCGGAGCCGCGGACCGTGGGGCGAGCCTGCGGATGATGTGACCGCCCTTGCAATAAACTATATCTTCTTCTCCATCAAAAAACACAATGACATTGCGGGGCCGTATCTTGAAGGGCTAAAGTTATTTTTTAATGAATATGTGAGATTATCCGGAGACGATGAGATTTATGAAATGCTTGCGCCGTTTTTTGCGTTCAGGGGCGCTGTTGTTGCAAACCCTGTGTTCTACCCCGAAGTGACACCTAAACAGCGTAAGATGATATTCAGATTTGTCCACGGCGTCTTAGACTCTGAGAGATTTAATCCTGAAAAGGCCAGGGATCTTATTTAG
- a CDS encoding carbohydrate kinase family protein has product MNIYISGSMAYDRIMDFPGRFSDHILPDKIHILNVCFTVNGMREKFGGTAGNVAYSLNLLNEKPVILATIGKDYANYFEWLKKNKISLEGIKIIDEEFTAGAYITTDRADNQITGFNPGAMKYQSGYKFNSAAPRDSIALIAPGNLQDMAEYARECKEKGIRYICDPGQSLTAWEKEPLKEWIDGSMMLVSNDYELEMVMKMTGMNKKELLRLTKTIITTLGEKGALISTGESDIKIPPAKAGDVVDPTGAGDAFRAGLLKGIAIGKDLETGAKMGAVAAVYAIEKYGTQEHGYTYEEFNERYRSNFGEM; this is encoded by the coding sequence ATGAATATTTACATCTCAGGCTCAATGGCTTATGACAGGATTATGGATTTTCCGGGGAGATTTTCAGACCATATTCTACCTGACAAGATACACATATTGAATGTGTGTTTTACGGTTAACGGGATGCGGGAAAAATTCGGAGGCACGGCAGGCAATGTTGCCTATTCGCTGAACCTGCTCAATGAGAAGCCGGTTATTCTTGCGACAATAGGCAAAGACTATGCAAATTATTTTGAATGGCTAAAGAAGAATAAGATCTCGCTGGAAGGCATAAAAATAATAGATGAGGAGTTCACTGCAGGCGCATATATCACTACTGACAGGGCAGACAACCAGATAACAGGGTTTAATCCCGGAGCAATGAAATATCAGTCGGGATATAAATTCAACAGCGCTGCTCCTCGTGATTCAATTGCACTTATCGCGCCGGGAAATCTTCAGGACATGGCTGAATATGCAAGGGAATGTAAAGAGAAAGGAATCAGATATATCTGCGATCCAGGACAGTCTTTGACCGCATGGGAAAAGGAACCGCTGAAAGAATGGATTGACGGCTCAATGATGCTTGTCTCCAATGATTATGAGCTTGAGATGGTAATGAAGATGACAGGAATGAATAAAAAGGAACTTTTGCGCCTGACAAAGACTATTATCACAACACTGGGAGAAAAAGGCGCTTTAATCAGCACAGGCGAGTCCGATATCAAAATCCCTCCGGCAAAGGCGGGTGATGTTGTTGACCCTACGGGCGCAGGCGATGCATTCAGGGCAGGTTTGCTTAAGGGAATTGCAATAGGGAAAGACCTCGAAACAGGAGCTAAAATGGGCGCTGTTGCAGCGGTATATGCCATAGAGAAATACGGAACTCAGGAGCATGGCTATACTTATGAAGAGTTTAACGAGAGGTATAGGAGTAATTTTGGAGAGATGTGA
- the uvrC gene encoding excinuclease ABC subunit UvrC → MIEKLSLIPPRPGVYLLKGAKEDVLYVGKAKNLRSRLRSYFQKSAELDARKTSMVKNIKDFSYVVTGNELEALVLEANMIKQYKPRFNVILRDDKNYPYLKLTVNEEWPRLEVVRRIKKDGALYFGPYVPARGMWEAVAFIRRNFPVRPCKYSLDKHMRPCIQYQMGKCPAPCNGLISKKDYMRIVEDVRLFLQGEKKELLDELEKRMERFSEELRFEDAAKIRDSINNLKRAWESQKVIAPELGDIDVIGFYGEGKETVALIFFIRNGVMIGTKDFHLKETAGIPTGEFFHNFIEQFYAKEIIPPDEIVLKQRPDEMRTLTAWLKDKKGRKVKITMPAEGKKLELLKMAEENAGIIFNSREKTDIKEILKTLKERLVLKNVPRSIGAIDVSTISGSESVGAFVYWAEGGFKKDMYRHMKIRTVEGMDDYAMIEEITGRVIKNLGEKLPSLVIIDGGRGQLEAAKKAVDESGIKNTAIISMAKKPDRAFAVSLDKPVGLEDKTPSALLLKKIRDEAHRFAVSFHRKLRDKRLMESPLKKIPGIGEKKRLALLRHFGSIEGIRGAGIDEIAGIKGFNKKIAEKLLNALMERE, encoded by the coding sequence ATGATTGAGAAACTCTCACTTATCCCTCCAAGGCCCGGAGTCTATCTGCTCAAAGGCGCTAAAGAGGATGTCCTCTACGTAGGCAAGGCAAAAAACCTCCGCAGCCGGCTGAGAAGTTATTTCCAGAAGTCTGCTGAACTTGATGCGAGAAAAACATCAATGGTTAAAAACATAAAGGACTTCTCTTATGTCGTAACAGGCAACGAACTTGAGGCGCTTGTACTTGAAGCAAATATGATAAAGCAGTACAAACCCCGCTTTAACGTAATCCTGAGAGACGACAAGAACTACCCTTATCTGAAACTCACAGTTAATGAGGAATGGCCAAGGCTTGAAGTTGTGAGAAGGATTAAAAAGGACGGAGCGCTCTATTTCGGGCCTTATGTCCCTGCGCGTGGCATGTGGGAGGCAGTTGCATTCATAAGGAGGAATTTCCCGGTTAGGCCGTGCAAATATTCCCTCGACAAACATATGCGGCCGTGCATCCAGTATCAGATGGGAAAATGCCCGGCGCCATGCAACGGGCTTATAAGCAAGAAAGACTATATGAGGATTGTAGAGGATGTGAGGCTTTTTCTTCAGGGCGAGAAAAAGGAGCTTCTTGATGAGCTTGAAAAGAGGATGGAAAGGTTTTCAGAGGAATTAAGATTTGAAGACGCTGCAAAGATAAGGGACAGCATAAATAATCTTAAGCGTGCATGGGAATCACAGAAGGTCATAGCTCCTGAACTCGGGGATATTGATGTTATAGGTTTTTATGGAGAGGGCAAAGAGACTGTAGCGCTGATTTTTTTCATAAGGAACGGGGTTATGATTGGGACAAAGGATTTTCACTTGAAGGAGACAGCAGGAATTCCAACAGGAGAATTTTTTCACAATTTCATAGAGCAGTTTTATGCAAAGGAGATAATTCCTCCTGATGAGATTGTGCTCAAGCAGCGTCCTGATGAGATGAGGACGCTGACAGCGTGGCTTAAAGATAAAAAAGGCAGGAAAGTAAAGATTACAATGCCGGCTGAAGGCAAAAAACTTGAACTCCTCAAAATGGCGGAGGAGAATGCGGGGATAATATTTAATAGCAGAGAAAAGACAGATATTAAAGAGATTCTAAAAACATTGAAAGAAAGACTTGTTCTTAAAAATGTCCCTCGCAGCATCGGCGCTATTGACGTATCAACAATCTCAGGGAGCGAATCGGTCGGCGCATTTGTATACTGGGCGGAAGGCGGGTTCAAAAAAGATATGTACAGGCATATGAAAATCAGGACAGTTGAAGGCATGGATGATTACGCAATGATTGAAGAGATAACAGGAAGGGTTATAAAAAATCTCGGCGAAAAACTTCCGTCACTCGTAATAATTGACGGCGGCAGAGGACAGCTTGAAGCTGCAAAAAAGGCAGTTGACGAATCCGGCATTAAGAACACAGCAATAATCTCCATGGCAAAAAAACCTGACAGGGCCTTTGCCGTGTCTCTTGATAAGCCCGTTGGCCTTGAGGATAAAACTCCATCAGCACTGCTCCTTAAAAAAATAAGGGACGAGGCGCACAGATTCGCTGTAAGTTTCCACAGAAAATTGAGGGATAAAAGGCTCATGGAATCCCCGCTCAAGAAAATTCCGGGCATAGGAGAAAAAAAGAGGCTTGCTCTTTTAAGGCATTTTGGTAGTATAGAAGGTATAAGAGGAGCAGGCATTGATGAGATTGCAGGGATAAAAGGGTTTAATAAAAAAATTGCAGAAAAGCTGCTCAATGCCCTAATGGAAAGAGAATGA